Proteins from one Microcoleus sp. FACHB-672 genomic window:
- a CDS encoding pentapeptide repeat-containing protein: protein MISRTLATAALLSVLSLATAARSENLEQTRQLLASKQCPKCELSGAGLVLANLAGANLGGANLNRANLSRADLTRANLSGADLSSAGLFGANLGQANLKGANLAGADLRDANLAGADLTGVNLAGANVKGAIGLGEYVGRLENLYQWAMEEGQRKNYPRAIEYFNQALTLKPDFAPAFLGRAAAKAEMGNYTGGLQDAQQAETLYSAQGDPNGYQTSQVLIKQIEVYQKRARGEGGASSGNLLNVLGGLLLRVFF from the coding sequence ATGATATCAAGAACACTCGCCACCGCAGCACTACTATCTGTTTTAAGTCTCGCTACTGCTGCCCGATCCGAAAACTTAGAACAAACCAGACAGCTACTTGCCTCTAAACAATGTCCCAAGTGCGAACTCAGCGGCGCTGGCTTGGTTCTTGCTAACCTCGCGGGTGCCAATCTTGGGGGTGCTAATTTGAATCGGGCTAATCTCAGCCGCGCGGATCTGACGCGTGCCAATTTAAGTGGGGCTGATTTGAGCAGTGCAGGTTTGTTTGGTGCGAATTTAGGACAGGCAAACCTGAAAGGGGCAAATTTGGCCGGCGCGGACTTGAGAGATGCAAACCTTGCCGGTGCGGATCTAACCGGCGTTAATCTAGCCGGTGCGAATGTGAAGGGTGCGATTGGGCTGGGTGAATACGTTGGCAGATTGGAGAACCTTTATCAGTGGGCGATGGAGGAAGGGCAGCGGAAAAATTATCCGCGCGCGATTGAGTATTTCAATCAAGCGCTGACGCTAAAACCGGACTTTGCTCCCGCTTTCCTGGGTCGCGCAGCGGCGAAGGCAGAAATGGGAAACTATACAGGGGGGCTTCAAGATGCCCAACAAGCGGAAACGCTTTATTCAGCCCAAGGCGATCCCAATGGCTACCAAACTTCTCAGGTATTGATTAAACAGATTGAAGTTTATCAAAAGAGAGCTAGAGGCGAAGGTGGCGCGAGTAGTGGCAATTTGCTGAATGTCCTTGGCGGACTCCTGCTGCGTGTTTTCTTCTAA
- a CDS encoding NACHT and WD40 repeat domain-containing protein, which produces MQQIIQAPAVASPRQSVTTRYKLLVEVKNEVESRLKQSLHQTLLLKSQQEQLQPSPRLWDVEVKIGTQPSVRLLPGKEIIELFDLPSVAGKLLILGAPGSGKTTTLLELATELITRALNDAREPMPVLLNLCSWKEDRRTLAEWLVEELQAKYGIQAEIAQQWLATGQLLPLLDGLDELRSEWQKPCVLEINQFLLDYQPDRLVVCSGLAEYANCKTLLQVNGAIYLLPLSEAQVQNYLWSLGSHQLWQSVQNDPNLLKWAKTPLFLNIIALAAEEIWLDEWQARPSDESRCRYLLDAYIRRQLKQELNYPGESAGKPPTPEQTRHWLSWLSKWLKRSTNDEFAIENMQPAWLPTAIHQWSYRLGVGLIVGLIGGVSCGLSFGPLAGLIGCLFFGLLGGLSFKIAPAEPLNWSWEKASKGLVIGMILGLLAGLAGGLFLAIMGELVGGFFGVVRAIIGGLIGGLIFGSSQGLNDPEIKPKTSPNQGIWHSVSTAGLFTLMSAVSFGVSFGLMGGLITGLGGLGFGILAGLACGGIACLQHFTLRLILWAHGYAPWNYARFLQYANSLGFVQQIGGRYRFPHELLRTHFAAPALGEIVLRRSSGQLVKTVAGHSDYVQAVAISPDGRLVISGSDDKTIKLWQRIARQDGRPGVRPLRTLSGHSGYVRTVAISPDGQLLASGSNDKTIKIWHLGADSSGISQGTPVLTLAGHSNWVRSVAFSPDGQLLASCGDDKTINIWYLRTGQMLANLSGHSDYVRCLAFSPDGQFLASGSDDKTINIWHMAGGQPSESPVLTLEGHSGYVRTLAISRNGQLLVSGSDDQTITVWQMGSGDSDRAAGSPVHLLGGHSGQVWAVAISPDGQTLASSSRDKTIKIWNLSTGELLRTISLGSAGIFSVVFSPDGQYLIGGSQNSTIEILPVYS; this is translated from the coding sequence ATGCAACAGATTATCCAAGCCCCTGCAGTGGCTTCCCCAAGGCAGAGTGTAACGACTCGCTACAAATTGCTGGTTGAAGTTAAGAACGAAGTTGAAAGCCGGCTCAAACAGTCATTGCATCAGACACTGCTGCTCAAGTCACAGCAAGAACAATTACAGCCAAGTCCCCGGCTTTGGGATGTGGAAGTGAAAATCGGCACTCAGCCCAGTGTGCGGCTGTTGCCAGGAAAGGAAATTATCGAACTGTTTGACTTGCCATCCGTCGCCGGCAAGTTATTAATTTTAGGAGCACCCGGATCGGGCAAAACCACGACCCTATTAGAACTAGCAACAGAACTCATCACTCGCGCCCTCAATGATGCCCGTGAACCGATGCCGGTGTTGCTCAACCTTTGCTCTTGGAAAGAAGATCGGCGAACCCTGGCTGAGTGGCTGGTGGAAGAACTGCAGGCAAAGTATGGCATTCAAGCCGAAATCGCCCAACAGTGGCTCGCAACCGGCCAACTGTTGCCCCTACTTGATGGGCTAGATGAACTGCGATCAGAGTGGCAAAAGCCTTGTGTGCTAGAGATCAACCAATTCCTTCTCGACTATCAACCGGATCGTTTAGTCGTGTGCAGTGGACTAGCGGAATACGCCAACTGCAAAACTCTGCTACAAGTGAACGGCGCAATTTATTTGCTACCCCTGAGTGAGGCACAAGTTCAGAACTACCTGTGGAGTTTAGGATCGCACCAACTGTGGCAGAGCGTTCAAAATGACCCGAATTTATTGAAATGGGCAAAAACGCCTTTGTTTTTGAACATTATCGCCCTGGCAGCGGAAGAAATCTGGCTGGATGAGTGGCAGGCGCGTCCTTCTGATGAATCTCGCTGTCGGTATTTGCTGGATGCCTATATTCGCCGGCAGCTCAAACAAGAATTAAACTATCCGGGGGAAAGTGCCGGTAAACCCCCCACCCCAGAACAAACCAGACATTGGCTAAGTTGGCTGTCAAAATGGCTGAAACGCTCGACAAATGACGAGTTTGCCATTGAAAATATGCAGCCGGCCTGGTTGCCAACGGCGATTCACCAATGGAGTTACCGGCTAGGAGTGGGGCTAATTGTGGGGCTGATTGGCGGGGTCAGCTGCGGCCTGAGTTTTGGGCCACTTGCCGGCCTGATCGGCTGCCTGTTTTTCGGGCTATTGGGAGGACTCAGTTTCAAAATTGCGCCGGCGGAACCCCTGAATTGGTCTTGGGAAAAAGCCAGCAAGGGGCTAGTCATCGGGATGATTTTGGGGCTGCTAGCGGGGCTAGCCGGCGGCCTATTTTTAGCGATTATGGGTGAGTTAGTGGGTGGCTTTTTCGGTGTAGTTCGAGCCATTATTGGCGGGCTGATTGGGGGGCTAATTTTCGGGAGTTCTCAAGGACTGAATGACCCGGAAATCAAGCCCAAAACATCGCCGAATCAGGGAATTTGGCATTCTGTCTCGACCGCCGGCCTGTTTACCTTAATGAGCGCGGTCAGTTTTGGGGTGAGTTTTGGCCTCATGGGTGGCTTGATCACCGGCTTAGGCGGCCTGGGTTTTGGCATCCTTGCCGGTCTTGCGTGTGGCGGCATTGCTTGCCTCCAGCATTTCACCCTGCGCCTTATCCTCTGGGCACATGGCTACGCGCCTTGGAACTACGCCCGTTTTCTGCAATACGCCAACTCCCTCGGCTTTGTGCAGCAAATCGGCGGGCGCTACCGCTTTCCCCACGAGTTGCTACGAACCCATTTTGCCGCACCGGCACTCGGTGAGATCGTCCTACGGCGTTCCTCTGGGCAATTGGTTAAAACGGTTGCCGGTCATTCAGATTACGTTCAAGCCGTTGCCATTAGTCCCGATGGCCGGCTCGTTATTAGCGGCAGTGATGACAAAACCATCAAGCTTTGGCAGCGGATTGCCCGTCAGGATGGACGCCCCGGGGTGCGGCCTCTACGCACCCTCAGCGGGCACTCAGGCTACGTTCGCACCGTGGCAATCAGTCCAGACGGTCAACTTCTCGCCAGTGGCAGCAATGACAAAACCATCAAAATTTGGCATTTGGGTGCCGATTCCTCTGGAATTTCACAGGGAACGCCGGTACTGACATTGGCCGGCCACTCTAACTGGGTGCGTTCGGTTGCCTTCAGTCCAGACGGTCAACTCCTCGCCAGTTGCGGTGACGACAAGACGATTAATATCTGGTATTTGCGAACCGGCCAGATGCTGGCTAATCTATCTGGCCATTCAGACTATGTTCGCTGTCTGGCTTTCAGTCCAGATGGTCAATTCCTGGCTAGCGGCAGCGATGACAAGACGATTAATATCTGGCACATGGCCGGCGGACAGCCGAGTGAGTCGCCCGTACTGACGCTTGAGGGTCATTCTGGCTATGTGCGGACGCTGGCTATTTCTCGCAACGGGCAATTACTCGTCAGTGGCAGTGATGACCAAACAATTACCGTTTGGCAGATGGGTTCGGGTGATTCTGATCGGGCTGCCGGTTCGCCGGTGCATCTGCTGGGCGGTCATTCCGGGCAGGTTTGGGCTGTGGCGATTAGCCCGGATGGTCAGACGCTTGCCAGCAGCAGTCGTGACAAAACGATTAAAATTTGGAATCTATCGACCGGCGAATTGCTGCGAACGATTTCTCTCGGTTCTGCCGGCATTTTTTCTGTCGTTTTTAGTCCAGACGGTCAATACCTGATAGGGGGCAGTCAGAACAGCACGATTGAAATTTTGCCGGTGTATTCGTAA
- a CDS encoding sigma 54-interacting transcriptional regulator: MTHPDTVTWLQERTALSILSAPALSAISQVIEEKIVPANERFVVEDTPPAGLYILKQGRLEANRNNQSAQVWALSLLPGSTLHLQELLLDQPAQRTVVTLSECKLWFVSAGPFRELMTQYPEITQAFSQQLAQELAQLSSQLNYEQERQTALRPYLVPKAKRGVVGKSRYAMRLRQQIKQATEDRRSVVIFGEPGLEKDNIAGLIHFGSACRREPMIKVNCGVLQTSGAELFGRAGGKPGLLEWLGEGTLLFNNIQELPSELRPQIKELLETGTYKLVGGASHSALNSRARIIIISEKNFPDIERLTSHLIKVPPLRVRKADISAQVDYYISLFCQKKHISKPKLTPEALRRLQAYDFPSNLRELENLVERALVQSGGAKELTEEIVWPAQTKKKQFRVNLLNAYPRLRHFLRSPWWPDRINNWFILPAYTLVVAVLFLGPQNRAENFGLNLFWAWWWPLILLGFPFVGRLWCAVCPFMIYGEITQKLSLWLFPRQLKTWPRHEAEQWGGWFLFSLFALIFLWEELWNLENTAYLSACLLLLITAGAMIFSAIFERRFWCRYLCPIGGMNGLFAKLSMTELRAQQGTCSAECTTYQCYKGGPQKGEGLETGGCPLYSHPAQLEDNRDCVLCMTCLKACPHRSVEFNLRPPGIELWTTHTPRLYEVALLLLLLGGVFLHRLPQLQSWLNLSLDGSEFWVHLGLSVAALTLPAGIPFLAYGLMRLIHLFFPKNPKPKPFFELAYGYLPLVLGANLAHYLRLGLGEAGRILPVGFATFGLNTQGVPVVVAHPAVIAFLQGTTLIAAVLLSVVLTQKIARQPVRAILPQHIAAVVLAAGLWVLIVS; the protein is encoded by the coding sequence ATGACACATCCAGACACGGTGACATGGCTGCAAGAACGAACGGCGCTCAGCATTTTATCGGCACCGGCTTTAAGCGCAATCTCGCAAGTTATTGAAGAAAAAATCGTGCCGGCGAATGAACGTTTTGTAGTGGAGGATACACCGCCGGCTGGACTGTACATTCTGAAACAAGGACGCTTAGAAGCCAACCGTAACAATCAAAGCGCTCAAGTTTGGGCCTTAAGTTTATTACCGGGATCGACGCTTCACTTACAAGAATTGCTCTTAGATCAGCCGGCTCAGCGAACAGTCGTCACACTGAGTGAATGCAAATTATGGTTTGTTTCAGCCGGCCCTTTTCGGGAATTAATGACTCAATACCCGGAAATTACCCAGGCATTTTCCCAGCAGTTGGCGCAAGAACTCGCCCAGTTGTCGTCCCAGTTGAACTACGAACAAGAGCGCCAGACCGCTTTACGTCCCTATCTTGTCCCCAAGGCAAAACGCGGCGTTGTCGGCAAAAGCCGCTACGCAATGCGTCTGAGACAGCAGATTAAACAAGCAACCGAAGATCGCCGTTCAGTGGTGATTTTTGGGGAACCGGGGTTGGAAAAAGATAATATCGCAGGGCTGATTCATTTCGGTTCTGCGTGCCGGCGTGAACCGATGATTAAAGTAAACTGCGGCGTACTGCAAACCAGCGGTGCAGAATTATTTGGACGTGCCGGCGGTAAACCCGGACTGCTGGAATGGCTGGGAGAGGGCACTTTATTGTTCAATAACATTCAAGAACTTCCCTCAGAGTTGAGACCTCAGATCAAGGAATTGTTAGAAACCGGCACTTACAAATTAGTTGGGGGAGCTTCTCACTCAGCACTTAATTCTCGGGCACGGATTATTATAATTTCTGAGAAAAACTTTCCCGATATTGAGCGCTTAACCAGCCATTTAATTAAAGTTCCGCCCTTGCGGGTGCGTAAAGCAGATATTAGCGCCCAAGTAGACTATTACATTAGCCTTTTTTGCCAGAAAAAACACATTTCCAAACCCAAATTAACCCCTGAAGCACTGCGCCGGCTGCAAGCTTATGACTTTCCCAGTAATTTGAGAGAGTTAGAAAATCTTGTGGAACGGGCGCTTGTTCAATCTGGCGGCGCGAAAGAACTTACGGAAGAAATTGTTTGGCCGGCACAGACAAAGAAAAAGCAATTTCGTGTCAACCTTTTAAATGCCTATCCCCGTCTGCGCCATTTTTTACGAAGTCCCTGGTGGCCAGACCGGATCAACAACTGGTTTATCTTGCCGGCGTATACTTTGGTCGTCGCCGTTTTATTTCTTGGCCCTCAAAATCGCGCCGAGAATTTTGGTTTAAATTTATTCTGGGCGTGGTGGTGGCCGTTAATCTTACTGGGATTTCCCTTTGTAGGCCGGCTGTGGTGCGCGGTTTGCCCGTTTATGATTTACGGGGAAATCACTCAAAAGCTTTCCCTGTGGCTGTTTCCCCGCCAGCTCAAAACCTGGCCCCGACATGAAGCCGAGCAGTGGGGCGGATGGTTTTTGTTTAGCTTATTCGCCTTAATTTTTTTGTGGGAAGAACTGTGGAATTTAGAAAATACTGCTTATCTTTCCGCGTGCTTGCTGTTATTAATTACTGCCGGCGCAATGATTTTTTCTGCAATTTTCGAGCGCCGGTTTTGGTGCCGATATCTCTGCCCAATCGGTGGAATGAACGGTTTATTTGCCAAGCTATCGATGACGGAATTACGAGCGCAGCAAGGCACTTGTTCTGCTGAATGTACAACTTATCAGTGTTATAAAGGCGGGCCGCAAAAAGGCGAAGGATTGGAAACCGGCGGTTGCCCGTTATACTCGCACCCAGCCCAGCTAGAAGATAACCGGGATTGTGTGTTATGTATGACCTGTCTCAAAGCCTGTCCGCACCGTTCTGTAGAGTTTAATTTGCGGCCACCAGGCATTGAGTTATGGACAACTCACACGCCGCGTCTTTATGAAGTGGCGTTGTTACTGTTGCTCTTGGGTGGCGTATTTCTGCATCGGCTGCCGCAGTTACAATCCTGGCTGAATTTGTCACTAGATGGCAGTGAGTTTTGGGTGCATTTGGGATTATCGGTAGCAGCTTTAACATTGCCTGCCGGCATCCCGTTTCTCGCTTATGGCTTGATGCGACTCATTCATCTTTTTTTCCCAAAAAATCCCAAACCTAAGCCATTTTTCGAGTTAGCGTATGGATATTTGCCCCTCGTATTGGGGGCGAATTTGGCTCACTATTTGCGCCTAGGGTTAGGAGAAGCAGGACGCATTCTGCCGGTGGGTTTTGCCACCTTTGGCTTAAATACGCAAGGCGTGCCGGTGGTAGTCGCACACCCCGCAGTGATTGCATTTTTGCAGGGAACGACCCTGATAGCCGCAGTGCTGCTAAGCGTCGTGTTAACACAAAAAATCGCTCGGCAGCCGGTGCGAGCGATTTTGCCACAACATATAGCAGCGGTTGTTTTAGCTGCAGGCTTGTGGGTGCTGATTGTTAGTTAA
- a CDS encoding threo-3-hydroxy-L-aspartate ammonia-lyase, with the protein MRNFQINNATRLPVCYADVDAAAMRLAGTAHRTPVITSTTINRRIQSQVFFKCENFQRTGSFKFRGAYNALANLSKEQKQKGVLAFSSGNHAQAIALSGQLLGIATTIVMPDDAPAVKQIATRDYGAEVILYCRQETKREELAEKIAGERSLTIIPPYDYADVIAGQGTVAKELIEEVGELDLLLVCCGGGGLLSGCAIAANHLSSNCRIIGVEPAVADDATRSFHSKTLQTVHNPNTIADGARTPYLGELTFPLVLHYVHDMVTVSEAAILSTMFFLWERMKIVVEPTGTLAAAALLEGVVSATDAKIGVIISGGNVDLKSLRSFI; encoded by the coding sequence ATGAGGAATTTTCAGATAAATAATGCTACTAGGTTGCCGGTTTGTTATGCGGATGTGGATGCGGCGGCAATGCGATTAGCCGGCACCGCTCATCGGACGCCGGTGATAACTTCCACAACGATTAACCGGCGCATTCAAAGCCAAGTGTTTTTTAAGTGTGAAAATTTCCAGCGCACCGGCTCTTTTAAATTTCGCGGCGCTTACAATGCTTTAGCGAATTTGTCAAAGGAACAAAAGCAAAAAGGTGTGCTAGCCTTTTCATCGGGAAATCATGCTCAAGCGATTGCACTTAGCGGTCAACTGTTAGGAATTGCTACAACGATTGTCATGCCAGATGATGCGCCGGCAGTTAAACAAATCGCAACTCGTGACTATGGTGCGGAGGTGATTTTATATTGCCGGCAGGAAACAAAGCGGGAAGAACTCGCTGAAAAAATAGCCGGTGAGCGAAGTTTAACGATTATTCCCCCTTACGATTATGCTGATGTGATTGCGGGACAAGGAACGGTAGCCAAAGAGCTAATTGAGGAAGTGGGAGAGTTAGATTTGCTGTTAGTTTGCTGTGGTGGGGGTGGGTTGCTTTCGGGTTGCGCGATTGCGGCAAATCATCTTTCTTCAAATTGTCGGATAATTGGAGTGGAGCCGGCAGTTGCAGATGATGCCACCCGCTCATTTCACAGCAAAACTTTGCAAACAGTCCATAATCCCAATACGATTGCGGATGGTGCGCGCACACCTTATCTTGGCGAGCTAACGTTTCCGTTAGTGTTGCATTATGTTCACGATATGGTAACGGTTTCCGAAGCGGCAATTCTCAGCACGATGTTTTTTTTGTGGGAACGGATGAAAATAGTCGTAGAACCCACCGGCACTTTAGCAGCAGCTGCTTTGCTTGAAGGTGTGGTTAGCGCTACAGATGCCAAAATCGGTGTAATTATTAGCGGCGGCAATGTCGATTTAAAATCTTTGCGAAGTTTTATTTAA
- a CDS encoding GAF domain-containing protein — MLKFTTGYQFRGDKNMANSLGFEAILYEMWHEVTLKTGKLLNADRAIVFLLDRKNNELWSIVASADHGRFVEIRMPAGVEILGEVVASNRIVNIPFDFYDDPQSSAIKEQDLKTGYRTYTVMALPLFSEEGDLMAVVQLFNKLKATDDIAAPLSKRVDTAGFTKSDEDLFTDFVPLMRPILEKCQTADAQAIELATPNTESFLPSTADLNQARTEEIVKDLGEDAWESSDSNQLLLNTQNNLLGIESILEQQQISTVLMSAIRSLSQSSLDLDETIQGVMNEAKNLMGADRGTVWLVEREKNELWTKIPMGGTLKEIRIPMWVGFVGEVVQSGEPLVIGFDLYEHPDTETVKQTDRKVGYRTCSLLCVPIFNANGVLIGVTQLVNKQQPGDFPDYDPDDWPNAPDCWQASYNRSDQEVLQAFNIKAGIVLQNAMKFAALKRQQQIEHDIIRTLPYGVISTDKTGTIIALNERAKNLLGFRKEEELEGRLACDLIQFQNSNFTKLFQAAIEAKYERDCQQFYPNQILLAGDEQHIINLSISSIADAGEPTNIYGVLVVMDNMSDEKHLKTQLYQYMTPELVEQLLDNPQNRLASGSPLSPIPSTQITVADNLLTLQTIRERKDISVLFSGIRSFTPLLENLEDQEVNQLLKEYFESMTEAVFKNKGTIDKYVGDAIIALFGWSLPLEDHAWCAVQTAVEMRYRLVELNVRRVEDGKPAIRIGIGINSDSLQANNIGATNRLEFSSRGDGVNLGSQLEKASKEYGCDIIISETTYQPCAEQIWARELDLIRIDGTDKPVAIYQLAGLRSEEIPEEKLQVLEYYSQGREYYRSHQFVKAIAAFTKVLEISSWDKPAAIQIERCQHWLHTPPPADWDGVWRLTDLT, encoded by the coding sequence ATGCTCAAATTCACAACCGGCTATCAATTTAGAGGAGATAAAAATATGGCGAACAGCCTAGGGTTTGAAGCCATTCTTTATGAGATGTGGCATGAAGTTACCCTAAAAACCGGAAAGTTACTCAATGCAGATCGGGCAATCGTATTTTTATTAGATCGAAAAAATAACGAACTTTGGTCGATTGTCGCCAGCGCCGATCATGGGAGATTTGTAGAAATTCGGATGCCTGCCGGTGTGGAAATTCTGGGTGAAGTCGTCGCTTCTAACAGAATTGTGAATATTCCCTTCGATTTCTATGACGATCCGCAATCGAGTGCCATCAAAGAGCAAGATTTAAAAACCGGCTACCGCACCTATACCGTGATGGCTTTACCGCTGTTTAGTGAGGAAGGCGATCTCATGGCAGTTGTTCAACTCTTTAATAAGTTGAAAGCAACCGATGATATAGCAGCACCTTTGTCTAAAAGAGTTGACACTGCCGGTTTTACAAAATCAGATGAAGATTTGTTTACAGACTTTGTCCCCTTAATGCGACCGATTTTAGAAAAATGTCAAACGGCTGACGCACAGGCGATAGAATTAGCCACTCCCAACACTGAAAGTTTTTTACCCTCAACCGCCGATTTAAATCAAGCAAGAACAGAAGAAATTGTTAAAGATTTAGGAGAAGATGCTTGGGAAAGTTCGGATTCTAATCAACTGCTTTTGAACACCCAAAACAATTTGTTAGGTATAGAATCAATTCTTGAACAACAGCAGATATCTACTGTACTCATGTCTGCTATTCGCTCCCTCTCTCAAAGCAGTTTAGATTTAGATGAAACCATTCAGGGGGTAATGAATGAAGCAAAAAATCTCATGGGTGCAGATCGGGGAACCGTGTGGCTAGTTGAGCGCGAGAAAAATGAGCTATGGACAAAAATCCCGATGGGCGGGACTTTAAAAGAAATTCGCATCCCAATGTGGGTAGGATTTGTGGGCGAAGTTGTTCAATCTGGCGAACCTTTGGTGATTGGTTTTGACTTGTATGAGCATCCAGATACTGAAACTGTAAAACAAACAGATCGCAAAGTTGGTTATCGCACTTGTAGTTTATTGTGCGTGCCAATTTTTAATGCGAATGGGGTTTTAATTGGTGTTACGCAATTAGTCAATAAGCAGCAACCGGGTGATTTTCCAGACTACGATCCCGATGACTGGCCTAATGCCCCTGATTGTTGGCAAGCAAGTTATAATCGCAGTGACCAAGAGGTATTGCAGGCGTTTAACATTAAAGCCGGCATCGTTCTGCAAAATGCGATGAAATTTGCAGCGCTCAAGCGGCAGCAACAGATCGAGCACGATATTATTCGCACCCTTCCTTATGGGGTAATTTCCACAGATAAAACCGGCACCATCATTGCGCTCAATGAAAGAGCAAAAAACTTATTGGGTTTTAGAAAAGAAGAGGAACTAGAAGGCCGCCTTGCTTGCGATTTAATTCAGTTTCAGAATAGTAATTTTACAAAATTGTTTCAAGCAGCCATTGAAGCAAAGTATGAACGAGATTGTCAGCAATTCTACCCCAATCAAATTTTACTAGCCGGGGATGAGCAGCACATTATCAACTTATCCATAAGCTCGATAGCAGATGCCGGCGAACCCACCAATATTTATGGGGTTTTGGTGGTAATGGATAACATGAGCGATGAAAAACACCTCAAAACCCAGCTCTATCAGTACATGACCCCAGAATTAGTCGAACAACTGTTAGACAATCCCCAGAACCGGCTCGCTAGTGGCAGTCCCCTCTCCCCAATACCTTCAACGCAGATCACGGTAGCAGACAATCTCCTAACACTGCAAACGATCCGCGAACGCAAGGATATCTCAGTTTTATTCTCAGGAATCCGCAGTTTCACGCCTTTGCTGGAAAACCTAGAAGATCAGGAAGTTAACCAGCTTCTCAAAGAATATTTTGAGTCAATGACTGAGGCAGTATTCAAGAATAAAGGCACCATCGACAAATATGTTGGTGATGCGATTATCGCTCTTTTTGGTTGGTCTTTACCCCTAGAAGATCATGCTTGGTGTGCCGTGCAAACAGCAGTAGAAATGCGCTACCGGCTGGTGGAATTAAATGTCCGCCGTGTCGAAGATGGCAAGCCGGCAATCCGCATCGGAATTGGCATCAACTCGGATAGTCTTCAAGCTAACAACATTGGCGCAACAAACCGCCTCGAATTTTCGAGTAGGGGGGACGGAGTCAATCTCGGCTCCCAATTGGAAAAAGCTAGTAAAGAATATGGCTGTGACATTATTATTAGCGAAACAACTTACCAACCCTGTGCGGAGCAAATTTGGGCGAGAGAACTTGATTTGATTCGCATTGATGGCACAGACAAGCCCGTTGCTATTTATCAATTGGCAGGCTTGCGATCTGAAGAAATTCCAGAAGAAAAGTTGCAGGTACTTGAATACTATAGTCAGGGACGTGAATATTACCGCTCTCACCAATTTGTTAAAGCAATTGCTGCCTTTACCAAAGTTCTGGAAATTTCCAGTTGGGATAAACCGGCTGCCATCCAAATAGAGCGTTGCCAGCATTGGCTTCACACACCCCCACCGGCAGACTGGGATGGTGTCTGGAGGCTCACGGATTTAACATAA
- a CDS encoding tetratricopeptide repeat protein has protein sequence MNHIHKTVAILGLAAVLGGGAISVQAQTPQPILITQNAEDLFSQGLEKMEKGDFKGAIDDFSKSLEIKPNNAETFYYRGLAQDLLEENDKALEDYSEAIRLAPENTYAYNNRGTVYAELKDYQKAIQDYDRALQIDVDNANAYYNRGLANSALGNPQSALTDFQKAADLYKTQGKTQDYEDAMNRLTELQKPQSQSR, from the coding sequence ATGAACCACATTCACAAAACTGTTGCTATCTTGGGACTCGCCGCCGTACTCGGTGGAGGAGCGATTTCAGTCCAGGCGCAGACTCCACAACCCATCCTCATCACTCAAAATGCTGAAGATTTATTCAGCCAAGGGCTAGAAAAGATGGAGAAAGGAGACTTTAAAGGCGCGATTGATGACTTTTCTAAGAGTCTGGAGATCAAGCCGAATAATGCTGAAACCTTCTATTATCGAGGACTGGCCCAGGATCTTCTGGAAGAAAATGATAAGGCGCTTGAGGATTACAGCGAAGCCATCCGTCTAGCTCCTGAGAATACCTACGCTTACAACAACCGGGGCACTGTTTACGCTGAACTCAAAGATTATCAAAAGGCCATTCAAGATTACGATCGCGCTTTGCAGATTGATGTTGATAATGCAAATGCTTATTACAACCGGGGATTAGCAAACTCTGCTTTGGGCAATCCCCAAAGTGCCTTAACCGATTTTCAGAAAGCTGCAGACCTTTACAAAACACAAGGCAAAACCCAAGATTACGAAGACGCGATGAACCGCCTCACTGAGCTACAAAAGCCGCAGTCCCAAAGCCGCTAA
- a CDS encoding acyl-CoA thioesterase, giving the protein MQRFQTEIRVRYYEMDALGHVNNAIYQHYLEQAAIEHSEHIGYGVARYSELGGVFVMRRITMEYLRPAAAGDILVVTTWLENMRGPRCHRHYEIRKQGESDLLVTAEVLWVWVDAKTMRPKAIPTVLIEAFEQLQAPISGS; this is encoded by the coding sequence ATGCAACGATTCCAGACAGAAATTCGGGTGCGATATTACGAAATGGATGCACTCGGTCATGTTAATAATGCGATTTATCAGCATTATCTGGAACAAGCCGCGATTGAACATTCAGAACATATTGGCTATGGGGTCGCTCGTTATAGCGAATTAGGCGGCGTTTTTGTGATGCGGCGCATTACAATGGAATATCTCAGGCCGGCAGCTGCAGGTGATATTTTAGTGGTGACGACTTGGTTAGAAAATATGCGTGGCCCGCGATGTCACCGGCATTATGAAATCCGTAAGCAGGGGGAATCAGATTTGCTCGTAACGGCAGAGGTGCTGTGGGTTTGGGTAGATGCAAAAACGATGCGTCCGAAAGCAATTCCTACTGTGTTAATCGAGGCTTTTGAGCAATTGCAAGCACCCATTTCTGGAAGTTGA